A section of the Kribbella sp. HUAS MG21 genome encodes:
- a CDS encoding trypsin-like peptidase domain-containing protein, whose translation MTSDDAEPTVPNPATADPTAVLPTAPTAPAPAGPSSAGPASTDPSSAGPASAGPAGSSDAPLTLTPPVPGAGTAPLRTPGSDAAYRQTNGGRSTTQRSFGRPEPQQANFRPVYPGQAWPTEQPQYRPAYLPPPPADWHQQQARSYTAEPPRLNRLVTIAALVALVIGVLAGAGAATAVVALDGDDAPIAQQPQPPVGTGADPKIRAGSVSSVAASLLPSVVQLKVEGEDNSDATGSGFVIDNVGHILTNNHVVAGAAKGGSIQVVTNDNKTATARLVGRSPAYDLAVVQVTGLQASSVQFGRSDQAIVGQDVVAIGSPLGLAGTVTSGIISAKNRPVTTGDDPTQASSYISALQTDAAINPGNSGGPLVDMNGRVIGVNSAIASVRGSSEGQSGSIGLGFAIPIDQARRTAQQLIATGKASYPVIGAGVDMTFEGGARVSSVSPNSPAARAGLRIGDVITAVNNEPVDSAEVLIVSIRTHQPGEAVRLAYERGGRTQTVTLTLAQQIG comes from the coding sequence GTGACTAGCGACGACGCCGAGCCGACAGTTCCGAATCCGGCGACCGCGGACCCGACGGCGGTGCTGCCCACCGCGCCCACCGCGCCCGCCCCGGCCGGGCCCAGCTCGGCAGGTCCCGCCTCGACAGATCCCAGCTCGGCAGGTCCGGCCTCGGCAGGTCCCGCGGGGTCCTCGGACGCGCCGCTGACGTTGACCCCGCCGGTTCCCGGAGCGGGTACGGCGCCCTTGCGCACGCCGGGGTCCGACGCGGCGTACCGGCAGACGAACGGCGGCCGCTCCACCACCCAGCGCAGCTTCGGGCGTCCGGAGCCGCAGCAGGCGAACTTCCGCCCGGTGTACCCGGGACAGGCGTGGCCGACCGAGCAGCCGCAGTACCGCCCGGCGTACCTCCCGCCGCCCCCGGCGGACTGGCACCAGCAGCAGGCCCGCTCGTACACAGCGGAGCCGCCGCGGCTGAACCGGCTCGTCACGATCGCCGCTCTGGTCGCGCTCGTCATCGGGGTCCTCGCCGGGGCCGGTGCGGCCACGGCCGTGGTGGCGCTCGACGGTGACGACGCGCCGATCGCCCAGCAGCCCCAGCCGCCGGTCGGCACCGGAGCGGACCCGAAGATTCGCGCCGGGTCGGTGTCCTCGGTCGCCGCGAGCCTGCTGCCGAGCGTCGTCCAGCTGAAGGTCGAGGGCGAGGACAACTCCGACGCCACCGGCTCCGGGTTCGTGATCGACAACGTCGGGCACATCCTGACCAACAACCACGTGGTCGCGGGCGCCGCCAAGGGCGGCTCGATCCAGGTCGTCACCAACGACAACAAGACCGCGACCGCGCGGTTGGTCGGGCGCTCCCCGGCGTACGACCTGGCCGTCGTCCAGGTCACCGGGCTGCAGGCGTCGTCGGTGCAGTTCGGCCGCTCGGACCAGGCGATCGTCGGGCAGGACGTGGTCGCGATCGGTTCGCCGCTCGGCCTGGCCGGCACGGTCACGTCGGGCATCATCTCGGCGAAGAACCGCCCGGTGACGACCGGCGACGACCCCACGCAGGCGTCGTCGTACATCAGCGCCCTGCAGACCGACGCGGCGATCAACCCCGGCAACTCCGGCGGCCCGCTGGTCGACATGAACGGCCGGGTGATCGGGGTGAACTCCGCGATCGCCAGCGTCCGCGGCTCCAGCGAGGGGCAGAGCGGCAGCATCGGGCTCGGGTTCGCGATCCCGATCGACCAGGCGCGGCGGACCGCGCAGCAGCTGATCGCCACCGGCAAGGCGTCGTACCCGGTGATCGGGGCGGGTGTGGACATGACGTTCGAGGGCGGCGCCCGGGTCAGCTCGGTGAGCCCGAACTCCCCGGCGGCGCGGGCCGGCCTGCGCATCGGCGACGTGATCACCGCGGTCAACAACGAGCCGGTGGACAGTGCCGAGGTGCTGATCGTCTCGATCCGCACGCACCAGCCGGGCGAGGCGGTGCGACTCGCGTACGAACGCGGCGGACGCACCCAGACGGTTACGCTCACTCTCGCCCAGCAGATCGGCTGA
- a CDS encoding sec-independent translocase produces MFGIGPLELVVIAIVAVLVFGPDRLPEFARTAGRLLRQVRQMVTNAQNDLRNELGPEFADLELQDLNPKNFVRKHLLEPMDDDDKPVAELTDNTPQRLPAGAKPPFDPEST; encoded by the coding sequence ATGTTCGGCATCGGACCGCTCGAACTGGTCGTGATCGCGATCGTCGCCGTACTCGTTTTCGGACCGGACCGGTTGCCGGAGTTCGCCCGGACCGCGGGACGGCTGCTGCGCCAGGTCCGCCAGATGGTGACCAACGCGCAGAACGACCTGCGCAACGAGCTCGGCCCGGAGTTCGCGGACCTCGAGCTCCAGGACCTGAACCCGAAGAACTTCGTCCGCAAGCACCTGCTCGAGCCGATGGACGACGACGACAAGCCCGTCGCCGAGCTCACCGACAACACCCCCCAACGCCTCCCGGCCGGCGCCAAGCCCCCCTTCGACCCCGAGTCGACCTGA
- a CDS encoding sigma-E factor regulatory protein RseB domain-containing protein — MSLSRLAVLVSTALIGFGLPTSAAVASPGSRSDSPTAVSWLQRAADAPNHVSYHGTQVITSWGPHGASSAMLEIVHAASQGSEVSVLGSSAPGAKAFVQRATATDAAIDGGPLALLQATYQLVDKCCTDVIGRSAVLVEALRDDKTLAARFWIDKTTGLLLQRQLFGADGKTMVRATVFTALTIDGSEFLGHLPPMLPSGVEAVGMGKVDNLRSEGWVCAPELPASLKLYDVHQDTTNGSLQFSYSDGLFNVSLFEQRGTLDPAAVEGFTSTDSPGVYLRYGMPSYVVWSSGGIVYTLIGDLPPEQLGQVVRAFPHDVPEQLTAIQRLGTGLAKIATWLTPMGALSPNLG; from the coding sequence GTGAGCCTCTCCCGGCTCGCCGTCCTGGTCAGCACCGCCCTGATCGGCTTCGGCCTGCCCACGTCCGCAGCCGTCGCGTCGCCCGGCTCCCGGTCGGACTCGCCGACCGCGGTCAGCTGGCTGCAGCGCGCCGCCGACGCCCCGAACCACGTCTCGTACCACGGCACGCAGGTGATCACCTCCTGGGGACCGCACGGCGCCAGCTCGGCGATGCTCGAGATCGTGCACGCCGCCTCGCAGGGCTCCGAGGTCAGCGTGCTGGGCTCGTCCGCGCCCGGCGCGAAGGCGTTCGTCCAGCGCGCCACAGCCACGGACGCCGCGATCGACGGCGGACCCCTGGCGTTGCTGCAGGCGACGTACCAGCTGGTCGACAAGTGCTGCACGGACGTGATCGGACGGTCCGCAGTACTGGTTGAGGCGTTGCGGGACGACAAGACGCTGGCTGCGCGGTTCTGGATCGACAAGACGACCGGGCTGTTGCTGCAGCGCCAGCTGTTCGGTGCGGACGGCAAGACGATGGTGCGGGCGACCGTCTTCACCGCGTTGACGATCGACGGCTCCGAGTTCCTCGGCCACCTGCCGCCGATGCTGCCCAGCGGCGTCGAGGCGGTCGGCATGGGCAAGGTGGACAACCTGCGCTCCGAGGGCTGGGTCTGCGCACCGGAGCTGCCCGCGTCCCTCAAGCTGTACGACGTCCACCAGGACACCACGAACGGCTCGCTGCAGTTCTCGTACTCCGACGGGCTCTTCAACGTCTCGCTGTTCGAGCAGCGCGGCACGCTCGACCCGGCCGCGGTCGAGGGCTTCACCAGCACCGACAGCCCCGGCGTGTACCTGCGCTACGGCATGCCGTCGTACGTCGTCTGGTCGTCGGGCGGCATCGTTTACACGCTGATCGGGGACCTGCCGCCGGAGCAGCTCGGGCAAGTGGTCCGCGCGTTCCCTCACGACGTACCGGAGCAGCTGACCGCGATCCAGCGGCTCGGGACCGGGCTGGCCAAGATCGCGACCTGGCTCACTCCGATGGGTGCGCTCTCGCCGAACCTGGGATAA
- a CDS encoding CBS domain-containing protein — MTGSPSRVYVARLAGLPVYDPNGDQVGKIRDVVAMMRQGEQPPRVLGLVVEVFTRRRIFLPMTRVTSVDVGHVITTGLLNMRRFEQRATEVLVLGELLDRTVTIADTGTAAVVFDMAMEQWRTRDWLLTKVAVREGSKRFRRRGQTHVLDWADVSGFTQVEEGQGATHILAAFESMRAADLAGVLHDLSAKRRKEIAAALNDERLADVLEELPEDIQVEILAGLDTERAADVLEEMSPDDAADLVAELPTDTAERLLTLMEPEEAEDVRRLLTYEEHTAGGLMTSEPVILPVDATVADALAHVRNADLSPALAAMIYVCRPPLETPTGRFIGIGHIQRLLREPPSELVSAVLDTDLDGLRPDDSLHTVSKYLATYNLVAAPVLDDEGRLIGAVTVDDVLDHLLPDDWREHDHADQPEQNGQSDAQEVDHDAP, encoded by the coding sequence ATGACCGGATCACCGTCGCGTGTGTACGTCGCCCGGCTCGCGGGGCTGCCGGTCTACGACCCGAACGGCGACCAGGTCGGCAAGATCCGGGACGTGGTCGCCATGATGCGCCAGGGCGAGCAGCCGCCGCGGGTGCTCGGGCTGGTGGTCGAGGTGTTCACCCGGCGCCGCATCTTCCTGCCGATGACCCGGGTGACTTCGGTCGACGTCGGCCACGTCATCACGACCGGGCTGCTCAACATGCGGCGCTTCGAGCAGCGTGCGACCGAAGTACTTGTGCTGGGCGAGCTGCTCGACCGGACCGTCACCATCGCGGACACCGGGACGGCCGCGGTCGTGTTCGACATGGCCATGGAGCAGTGGCGGACCCGGGACTGGCTGCTGACCAAGGTGGCGGTGCGGGAGGGCTCCAAACGGTTCCGGCGCCGCGGCCAGACCCATGTCCTCGACTGGGCCGACGTCAGCGGGTTCACCCAGGTCGAGGAAGGACAGGGCGCGACCCACATCCTGGCGGCCTTCGAGTCGATGCGTGCGGCCGACCTGGCCGGCGTACTGCACGACCTGTCCGCCAAGCGGCGCAAGGAGATCGCAGCGGCGCTGAACGACGAGCGGCTGGCCGACGTCCTCGAGGAGCTGCCCGAGGACATCCAGGTCGAGATCCTCGCCGGGCTGGACACCGAACGGGCTGCGGACGTGCTGGAGGAGATGTCCCCGGACGACGCGGCCGACCTGGTCGCAGAGCTTCCTACGGACACGGCGGAACGCCTGCTGACGCTGATGGAGCCGGAGGAAGCGGAAGACGTACGGCGGCTGCTGACGTACGAGGAGCACACGGCCGGCGGTCTGATGACGTCAGAGCCGGTCATCCTGCCTGTGGACGCGACCGTGGCCGATGCGCTCGCCCACGTGCGCAACGCCGACCTGAGTCCGGCACTGGCCGCCATGATCTACGTGTGCCGTCCACCGCTGGAGACGCCGACCGGACGGTTCATCGGCATCGGCCACATCCAGCGGCTGCTCCGCGAACCCCCGTCCGAGCTGGTGTCCGCCGTACTGGACACGGACCTCGACGGGTTGCGGCCCGACGACAGCCTGCACACCGTGAGCAAGTACCTGGCGACGTACAACCTGGTCGCCGCTCCGGTGCTCGACGACGAGGGCCGGCTGATCGGTGCGGTGACCGTGGACGACGTCCTCGACCACCTGCTGCCGGACGACTGGCGTGAACACGACCATGCTGATCAGCCGGAACAGAACGGTCAGTCCGATGCGCAGGAGGTGGACCACGATGCCCCGTGA
- a CDS encoding GNAT family N-acetyltransferase, which translates to MPIPAEHPVLTDGVVTLRAPRPDDVAGQAERQREDPRRGFDDEDARRWIIFGITEAWARRERLVFVVEYQGRYAGSVALEPNADGNARVHYGLSAWARGAGVMSRAVRLILGFGFETCGFHVILWWARVGNWPSRRVAWATGFRMGETIPDMAEEGGERVDAWTAWIGPNDPRKPRRPWFDQPVLETPRLRLRTWREDEVARITTARTNQATAHFLPFIPQPFTAEDARFWLKDMAEQAASGRRFNWCVADAGTDQGLGNLTLFGIHPDVEVRDAELGYWMHPEAQGRGVMSEAIRRVAEWYFAADDAGGFGGRRLYIRTAASNTAARRTAEKAGFRHVGTDRAAFRLATHVDDKVTYDLLVTD; encoded by the coding sequence GTGCCGATACCTGCCGAACATCCGGTCCTGACCGACGGGGTGGTGACGCTACGCGCGCCCCGCCCCGACGACGTCGCAGGGCAGGCCGAGCGCCAGCGCGAAGATCCCCGCCGCGGGTTCGACGACGAGGACGCCCGGCGCTGGATCATCTTCGGCATCACCGAGGCGTGGGCGCGGCGCGAGCGGCTGGTGTTCGTGGTCGAGTACCAGGGCCGGTACGCCGGAAGCGTGGCCCTGGAGCCGAACGCCGACGGCAACGCCCGCGTGCACTACGGGCTCTCGGCCTGGGCCCGGGGCGCCGGCGTGATGAGTCGCGCCGTACGGCTGATCCTCGGCTTCGGGTTCGAGACCTGTGGATTCCACGTCATCCTGTGGTGGGCCCGGGTCGGGAACTGGCCGTCGCGCCGGGTCGCGTGGGCGACCGGGTTCCGGATGGGTGAGACGATCCCGGACATGGCGGAAGAAGGCGGCGAGCGGGTCGACGCGTGGACGGCGTGGATCGGTCCGAACGACCCTCGGAAGCCGCGGCGGCCGTGGTTCGACCAGCCGGTGCTGGAGACGCCGCGGCTGCGGTTGCGGACCTGGCGCGAGGACGAGGTCGCGCGAATCACCACCGCGCGGACGAACCAGGCGACCGCGCACTTCCTGCCGTTCATCCCGCAGCCGTTCACCGCGGAGGACGCGCGCTTCTGGCTGAAGGACATGGCCGAACAGGCCGCGAGCGGGCGGCGCTTCAACTGGTGTGTGGCGGACGCCGGGACCGATCAGGGGCTGGGCAACCTGACTTTGTTCGGCATCCACCCCGACGTCGAGGTCCGCGACGCCGAGCTCGGGTACTGGATGCATCCCGAGGCGCAGGGCCGCGGCGTGATGAGCGAGGCGATCCGGCGGGTCGCCGAGTGGTACTTCGCCGCGGACGACGCCGGCGGGTTCGGGGGCAGGCGCCTCTACATCCGTACGGCGGCCAGCAACACAGCGGCCCGCCGTACCGCGGAGAAGGCCGGCTTCCGGCACGTCGGCACCGACCGGGCGGCGTTCCGGCTCGCCACCCACGTCGACGACAAGGTCACCTACGACCTACTCGTCACCGACTGA
- a CDS encoding DUF1003 domain-containing protein, protein MPRDDRSTDDRRPRSSTTEERRRSSDERRLFRGTARLDVPREWRRTFVPRPAYDADAFGRLSERIARFLGTGQFLVYMTGTILFWVGWNIFAPQQLRFDEYPFIFLTLALSLQASYAAPLILLAQNRQEARDRVQYERDRDVDARTRADMEFLAREMASLRMAVGEVATRDFLRSELRSLLADLDTREDDRV, encoded by the coding sequence ATGCCCCGTGACGACCGCAGCACCGACGACCGCCGCCCGCGCAGCAGTACCACCGAGGAGCGGCGCCGGTCCTCGGACGAGCGCCGGCTGTTCCGCGGCACCGCGCGGCTCGACGTACCGCGGGAGTGGCGGCGGACGTTCGTACCGCGGCCGGCGTACGACGCGGACGCGTTCGGCCGGCTGTCCGAGCGGATCGCGCGCTTCCTCGGCACCGGGCAGTTCCTGGTCTACATGACCGGGACCATCCTGTTCTGGGTCGGCTGGAACATCTTCGCCCCGCAGCAGCTGCGCTTCGACGAGTACCCGTTCATCTTCCTGACCCTCGCGCTCAGCCTGCAGGCGTCGTACGCCGCTCCGCTGATCCTGCTCGCGCAGAACCGGCAGGAGGCCCGCGACCGGGTGCAGTACGAACGCGACCGCGACGTCGACGCGCGGACCCGCGCGGACATGGAGTTCCTGGCCCGCGAGATGGCGTCGCTGCGGATGGCGGTCGGCGAGGTCGCCACCCGCGACTTCCTGCGCTCCGAGCTCCGCTCGCTGCTCGCCGACCTCGACACGCGCGAGGACGACCGGGTTTGA
- a CDS encoding transcriptional regulator TrmB, with translation MGILGSTGLGLDEEAAYLELIRHGAAALGDLAGRLGRSVPDVRRAVDVLQTEGFVHRTPPPAELIVPVPPELAVEQLIQRQEEEFERVRKAAYRLAAEATRQGGERRTEELIEIVTGETAVGLAFDRVQRTARTEMRELVAPPYVASAEVNSTQLARQGAGVTYRVVYDSSALADAVLAASAVSHVRAGEQARIADVLPTKLAIADRELALLPLDWATPAQDAALLVHPCSLLDALVALFETVWNRASPLSVTESDGLEPEEAMSAEDRHLLSLLVAGLTDDAAGARLGISRRTVARRVQQLMEQTHSRSRLQLGWHARDRGWL, from the coding sequence GTGGGGATCCTGGGATCCACCGGGTTGGGACTGGACGAGGAAGCGGCGTACCTGGAACTGATCCGGCACGGCGCCGCGGCACTGGGGGACCTAGCCGGGCGACTCGGTCGCTCGGTGCCCGACGTGCGGCGGGCGGTCGACGTCCTGCAGACCGAAGGGTTCGTGCACCGTACGCCGCCACCTGCTGAGCTGATCGTGCCGGTGCCTCCGGAGCTCGCCGTTGAGCAGCTGATCCAGCGGCAGGAGGAGGAGTTCGAGCGGGTCCGCAAGGCGGCGTACCGGCTGGCCGCCGAGGCGACCAGGCAAGGGGGTGAGCGGCGAACCGAGGAGCTGATCGAGATCGTCACCGGCGAGACGGCGGTCGGCCTGGCATTCGACCGGGTCCAGCGGACCGCTCGGACCGAGATGCGGGAGCTGGTCGCCCCGCCGTACGTCGCCTCGGCCGAGGTGAACAGCACCCAGCTGGCCCGCCAAGGTGCCGGTGTGACGTATCGGGTGGTCTACGACAGCTCGGCACTCGCTGACGCTGTGCTGGCGGCCAGTGCGGTCAGCCACGTCCGGGCGGGGGAGCAGGCGCGGATCGCCGACGTGCTGCCGACCAAGCTGGCGATCGCGGACCGGGAGTTGGCACTGCTGCCGCTGGATTGGGCGACTCCAGCACAGGACGCGGCGCTGCTGGTCCATCCGTGCAGTCTGCTCGACGCACTGGTTGCTCTGTTCGAGACAGTGTGGAACAGGGCGAGTCCGCTGTCGGTGACCGAGTCGGACGGTCTGGAACCCGAGGAGGCAATGTCTGCCGAGGACAGGCACCTCCTGTCGTTGCTGGTCGCCGGGCTCACTGACGACGCGGCCGGTGCACGGCTCGGCATCAGCCGCCGTACGGTCGCCAGACGGGTCCAGCAACTGATGGAACAGACCCACTCCCGCTCCCGGCTCCAGCTGGGCTGGCACGCCCGGGACCGCGGCTGGCTCTGA
- a CDS encoding Mrp/NBP35 family ATP-binding protein, producing the protein MAAPTADQVTTALGGVLDPEIKKPITELGMVESVVVREDGVVAVRVLLTVAGCPMKDTLRRDVTGAVSKLDGVTGVEIDLGVMSAEQRSALQTQLRGGVAEKEIPFSRPDSLTKVFAIASGKGGVGKSSVTVNLAVAMARQGLSVGVLDADIYGHSVPAMFGVADERPTAVDDMIMPVPAHGVKVISIGMLKPKRDQVVAWRGPILDRALVQMLADVYWGDLDVLLLDLPPGTGDIAISVGQRLTSAEVIVVTTPQEAAAEVAERAGTMAQMVHQRVAGVVENMSYLPCPHCGPEHRIEIFGTGGGTRVAETLSARLGYKIPLLGEIPLDERLRSGGDLGQPLAAADPDTPAAQVLDKIASTLGGKPRGLLGRQLGLSPVGR; encoded by the coding sequence ATGGCTGCTCCCACTGCTGATCAGGTGACCACGGCGCTCGGTGGTGTCCTGGACCCGGAGATCAAGAAGCCGATCACCGAACTCGGCATGGTCGAGTCCGTCGTCGTGCGCGAGGACGGTGTCGTCGCGGTCCGCGTCCTGCTGACCGTCGCCGGCTGTCCGATGAAGGACACGCTGCGCCGCGACGTCACGGGCGCGGTGAGCAAGCTCGACGGCGTCACCGGCGTCGAGATCGACCTCGGTGTGATGTCCGCCGAGCAGCGGTCCGCGCTGCAGACCCAGCTGCGCGGCGGCGTGGCCGAGAAGGAGATCCCGTTCTCCCGGCCGGACTCGCTGACCAAGGTGTTCGCGATCGCGTCCGGCAAGGGCGGCGTCGGCAAGTCCTCGGTGACGGTGAACCTGGCCGTCGCGATGGCCCGCCAGGGCCTGTCGGTCGGCGTCCTGGACGCGGACATCTACGGCCACTCGGTGCCGGCCATGTTCGGCGTCGCGGACGAGCGGCCGACCGCGGTGGACGACATGATCATGCCGGTGCCCGCGCACGGCGTGAAGGTGATCTCGATCGGCATGCTGAAGCCCAAGCGCGACCAGGTCGTCGCCTGGCGCGGCCCGATCCTCGACCGGGCGCTGGTCCAGATGCTCGCGGACGTGTACTGGGGCGACCTCGACGTACTGCTCCTCGACCTGCCGCCGGGCACCGGTGACATCGCGATCTCCGTCGGCCAGCGGCTGACGAGTGCCGAGGTGATCGTCGTGACCACGCCGCAGGAGGCCGCGGCGGAGGTGGCCGAGCGGGCCGGCACGATGGCGCAGATGGTGCACCAGCGGGTGGCCGGCGTGGTCGAGAACATGTCGTACCTGCCCTGCCCACACTGCGGCCCCGAGCACCGGATCGAGATCTTCGGCACCGGCGGCGGCACGCGGGTCGCGGAGACGCTGTCCGCACGGCTCGGGTACAAGATCCCGCTGCTCGGCGAGATCCCGCTCGACGAGCGCCTCCGCTCCGGCGGCGACCTCGGCCAGCCGCTCGCCGCGGCCGACCCGGACACCCCGGCGGCGCAGGTCCTCGACAAGATCGCCTCCACCCTCGGCGGCAAGCCCCGAGGCCTCCTCGGCCGCCAGCTCGGGCTGTCCCCGGTCGGTCGCTGA
- the htpX gene encoding zinc metalloprotease HtpX, whose product MKTRFAPDRGLSRRMLLTSFLLGLLYVGFVALLIALTRSAVLAVVIAGGMLFVQYWFSDRIALFAMRGQIVTPEEAPQLHGAIDRLCALADMPKPRVAIADVDLPNAFATGRNPKNAVVCVTTGIMRRLDQDELEGVLSHELSHVAHRDVAVMTIASFLGVLAGLITRFGLYGGLGRNRDQNAALVVLTIVGVSLAVYAISFLLTRALSRYRELAADRAGAMLTGRPSTLASALTKISGDIARIPSRDLRSAQAFNAFFFAPAISGKSVSSLFSTHPSLETRLDRLGALSRELGEQA is encoded by the coding sequence ATGAAGACTCGGTTCGCCCCCGATCGTGGGTTGTCCCGCCGGATGCTGCTCACCAGCTTCCTGCTGGGCCTGCTGTACGTCGGCTTCGTGGCGTTGCTGATCGCGCTGACCAGGAGCGCGGTGCTGGCCGTGGTGATCGCGGGCGGCATGTTGTTCGTGCAGTACTGGTTCTCCGACCGGATCGCGCTGTTCGCGATGCGCGGGCAGATCGTCACGCCGGAGGAGGCGCCGCAGCTGCACGGCGCCATCGACCGGCTGTGCGCGCTCGCGGACATGCCGAAGCCGCGCGTCGCGATCGCCGACGTCGACCTGCCGAACGCGTTCGCCACCGGCCGCAACCCGAAGAACGCGGTCGTGTGCGTCACCACCGGCATCATGCGCCGGCTGGACCAGGACGAGCTCGAGGGCGTGCTGTCGCACGAGCTCTCGCACGTTGCGCACCGGGACGTCGCGGTGATGACGATCGCGTCGTTCCTCGGCGTCCTGGCCGGATTGATCACCCGCTTCGGGCTGTACGGCGGCCTCGGCCGGAACCGCGACCAGAACGCCGCGCTCGTCGTCCTCACGATCGTCGGGGTGTCGCTCGCGGTCTACGCGATCTCGTTCCTGCTCACCCGGGCGCTGTCGCGGTACCGCGAACTCGCCGCCGACCGGGCCGGCGCGATGCTCACCGGGAGACCCTCGACGCTGGCGTCGGCGCTGACGAAGATCAGCGGCGACATCGCCCGGATCCCGTCCCGCGACCTGCGCTCGGCGCAGGCGTTCAACGCGTTCTTCTTCGCCCCGGCGATCTCCGGCAAGAGCGTCTCGTCGCTGTTCTCCACCCACCCGTCGCTGGAGACACGCCTCGACCGCCTCGGTGCCCTCTCCCGCGAGCTGGGCGAGCAAGCTTAG
- a CDS encoding TetR/AcrR family transcriptional regulator — MATGLRERWRVKARRTIQECALELFDERGFGAVTIEEIAAAAEVSPSSVYRYFGTKEGLIVADEFDAMSEEALQELYDPDDPVGTMVRIVRDYEAPNADQAAGEPISWRRIRYFFKEPSVRTAVGATLDRASQRIAPLMADGRRTETQARVAANALVFGYFAALEQWYLDGGVRPVAEYVEEGLAPLRGIWSVGDE; from the coding sequence ATGGCTACCGGTCTGCGGGAACGCTGGCGTGTGAAGGCGCGGCGGACGATCCAGGAGTGCGCGCTCGAGCTGTTCGACGAGCGCGGGTTCGGCGCGGTGACGATCGAGGAGATCGCGGCCGCGGCCGAGGTGTCGCCGTCGTCGGTCTACCGGTACTTCGGGACCAAGGAGGGCCTGATCGTCGCCGACGAGTTCGACGCGATGAGCGAAGAGGCCCTCCAGGAGCTGTACGACCCCGACGACCCGGTCGGCACGATGGTCCGGATCGTCCGCGACTACGAGGCTCCGAATGCGGATCAGGCCGCGGGCGAGCCGATCTCGTGGCGCCGGATCCGCTACTTCTTCAAGGAGCCGTCGGTCCGCACGGCGGTCGGCGCCACGCTGGACCGCGCGAGCCAGCGCATCGCCCCGCTGATGGCCGACGGCCGCCGCACCGAGACCCAAGCCCGGGTGGCCGCGAACGCCTTGGTTTTCGGGTACTTCGCGGCGCTCGAGCAGTGGTACCTCGACGGCGGCGTGCGCCCGGTCGCGGAGTACGTCGAGGAAGGCCTCGCCCCGCTCCGGGGCATCTGGTCAGTCGGTGACGAGTAG